In Afipia sp. P52-10, the sequence ATTCCCTCGAGCGGACGCATGATAATCTCCGGTAGTGGCGCAAGCAGATCGGGATCAGACGGTGAAGCTTTCGGGGATTACTGCGGCTCGATGCCAAGCTTCTTCGCCTCTTCGGTGAACTCCGCAAGCTCCCGTTGCATCTTAGCAGGAACGTCCTCGAGCGCGCCTTCATAGGGCGAGATACGCAGAGTCTTCAGATGCGCTTGCATCGTCTCCGATTTCATCACTTCCGCCATCGCGGATTTGAGCCTGTCGATCACCGGCGATGGCACCTGCGAGCGAACGAACAAACCAAACCACGTCTGATCGACGATCGACGGATAACCGAGCTCCTTGAAGGTCGGCACCTCCGGCAGGAACTCTAGCCGCTTCTCGCTGGTGACGGCGACGAGCCGCAGCTTGTCGGGATTGACATGTATCAAGGGCGCGCCCTGCGTCGGCAGCGAAAAATGCACGTTGCCGCTCATCACCGCCTGCGTCGCCTCGGCTCCGCCCTTGTAGTTGATATCCGTCCATTCAATCCCGGTGGCTCGCTTCATCTTCGAGCCGATCACCGCCTGCGCGCCGCCGCCGCCGGTCAGCGAGTAATTCAGCTCGCCAGGATGTGCCTTGCCGTAGGCGATCAGCTCCTGCAACGTCTGGAACGGATATTTCGAGGAGATGATCAGCACATAGGCGCTCTGGCCGAGCATGCTGATCGGCGTGAAGTCCTCAAGCGCATAACCTGGCTGCTTCAAGGAATAAACGTTGCTGACCAGCGCGCCGAGCTGCAGCAGCACAGTGTAGCCGTCGGCTGGCGAATTCTTCACCGCCTGTGTGCCGATGACGGTGCCGCCGCCGGGCTTGTTCTCGACGATGATGGTTTGGCCGACGACCTTGCCCAGTTCGGTCGCAACAATACGGCAAAGCGCATCCGTGATCGCTCCCGGAGGATACGGCACAACAATGCGCAGGGGCCGCGCGGGATATGCCTCGTCGGCATGCGCCGGAGCCGCGGCGGCCAACAACAAGCCGAACAAAAGAGCGAAGACACCTCGCAGCAACATCATTTGGTACCCGTCCCCTCGAAAGCATGGGCCCGGCAGGCCCGGTCGCGCCAACTCGAAGGGAGCTAGCAAATCCCGATTATCAAGTTAATGTGCTATTTCGAGATAACTCCATTGGTAAAACTTATGAATCTATCGATCCGGCAGCTGCAAATCTTCGTCCAAGTCTATCGAGCCGGCAATCTCACCCGCGCGGCTGCGCAGCTTGGGCTGACACAATCGGCGGTCAGTTTGCAGCTCCAGCAACTGGAGGATATTTTCGGCTTGCGGCTGTTCGACCGGACCACCCGTGCGCTCTATCCGACGAGTGCTGCGACCCAGGCCATCATCGCCGCCGAGCAGATCCTGACGGCGGCATCCGGCCTCACGAGCCACATGCGCAACCTCAACGACGTCAATAGCGGCAAGGTGGCGTTTGCGGCATCTGCGGGCATGGCATCGACCTTCATGCCGCCGATCCTGGCTGCCTTTCGCAAAGCGCATCCGGGGATCGACATTGTAATCTATGACGCGCCCGCCCACGAGATCGTCGGCAAGATGCTGACGAGCGAAGCCGAATTCGCGCTGGGCAGCGTCAAATCCGAGAACCCGGATGTGACAGTCGAGCCGATCCTGAAGGGACGCCTGAGCGCAGTTGGCATCAACGAGGGTGCGTTCGCGGCCAGGAAGCATATCTCTTGGGATGAACTCGCCTCGTTTCCGACCATAGCCATGCGCCGGGAGACGCAGATCAGGAGCGACATCGACAGAGAACTTGCCAAGTTTGAGAAAACGTTCGTTCCAACCTTCGAAGTCTCGCTATTCAACACCGCGCTGTCGATGAGCGCCGCCGGCCTCGGCATCGCCGTTCAGCCGGATTACATCGTCGATCGCAATCAGTTCCCGACGCTCGTGACCAAGCCGCTGGTGCGCCCCGCGCTCGGTCGCGAGGTCTTTCTCATCCGCCGCGTGGGCCGCAGCCTGTCACCCGCCGCCGCGCGGTTTGTCGGGCACGTCCGCAGCGCGTTCGGAAAGATCGGCAGAAGGGCGTAGCGCTGTGGAAACCGACACCATCCGCACCGTGAAAATTCGCGCCGTCAAAAAAAGAATGCTGCGCCGGAGGGCACAGCATTCTTTCTCACATGACGTCAGTATCTGTTATCCGGCTCACGGAATCCGGTGCAGCGCGCAGAGCTTGTTGCCGTCTGGGTCGCGCAG encodes:
- a CDS encoding tripartite tricarboxylate transporter substrate binding protein; this translates as MMLLRGVFALLFGLLLAAAAPAHADEAYPARPLRIVVPYPPGAITDALCRIVATELGKVVGQTIIVENKPGGGTVIGTQAVKNSPADGYTVLLQLGALVSNVYSLKQPGYALEDFTPISMLGQSAYVLIISSKYPFQTLQELIAYGKAHPGELNYSLTGGGGAQAVIGSKMKRATGIEWTDINYKGGAEATQAVMSGNVHFSLPTQGAPLIHVNPDKLRLVAVTSEKRLEFLPEVPTFKELGYPSIVDQTWFGLFVRSQVPSPVIDRLKSAMAEVMKSETMQAHLKTLRISPYEGALEDVPAKMQRELAEFTEEAKKLGIEPQ
- a CDS encoding LysR family transcriptional regulator, with amino-acid sequence MNLSIRQLQIFVQVYRAGNLTRAAAQLGLTQSAVSLQLQQLEDIFGLRLFDRTTRALYPTSAATQAIIAAEQILTAASGLTSHMRNLNDVNSGKVAFAASAGMASTFMPPILAAFRKAHPGIDIVIYDAPAHEIVGKMLTSEAEFALGSVKSENPDVTVEPILKGRLSAVGINEGAFAARKHISWDELASFPTIAMRRETQIRSDIDRELAKFEKTFVPTFEVSLFNTALSMSAAGLGIAVQPDYIVDRNQFPTLVTKPLVRPALGREVFLIRRVGRSLSPAAARFVGHVRSAFGKIGRRA